The Anaerotignum faecicola sequence TGTCTCTAAACGGAACATTAATCTTTATCAAATCTCTCACTTCTCCTTTTTAACACGTTTACCGGTATGTGTTACAGCTTCCAGCCCTCCAATACCTTTTTCCAATCACGGGCAACACCGGATTCAAAGTTATCCTTCACATGATGATCGGCCAGCCACTGCAGCTTTGTCCGAGTAGCTTCGGCCATTGTATACGGCAGCATCTCACTCTGTAAGAAATCAACAACATTCTTCAGTTCATGTTCACGCCGTT is a genomic window containing:
- a CDS encoding NAD(P)-dependent oxidoreductase is translated as RREHELKNVVDFLQSEMLPYTMAEATRTKLQWLADHHVKDNFESGVARDWKKVLEGWKL